Proteins from one Mycteria americana isolate JAX WOST 10 ecotype Jacksonville Zoo and Gardens chromosome 1, USCA_MyAme_1.0, whole genome shotgun sequence genomic window:
- the LOC142404763 gene encoding homeobox protein NANOG-like: MSAHLAMPPYLPYPGAVRYGDYYWLSPGSMDSVPAQEAPAPDALAFPAAEKTPSHPDVSPASSSSGTLIQYTPDSATSPTAERPSPHPSFQKVKEEGEGVVKKAKSRTAFSQEQLQILHQRFQSQKYLSPQQIRELAAALGLTYKQVKTWFQNQRMKFKRCQKESQWVEKGVYMPQNGFHQAAYLDITPTFHQGFPVGASRNLQAVTNMHQAYSSGQTYGNGQSLYSFMAVEDEGLFGKGGTSCNTQQAMGLLSQQMNFYHGYPADMDYVSLESEDTYGFQSTSDSVTPFSSSPVRHQYQAPWHPLGTQSSYES, translated from the exons ATGAGCGCCCACCTGGCCATGCCGCCCTACCTGCCCTACCCCGGTGCGGTCAGGTATGGGGACTATTACTGGCTCTCTCCAGGGAGCATGGACAGTGTGCCCGCCCAGGAGGCTCCGGCGCCGGACGCCCTCGCCTTCCCCGCGGCGGAGAAGACGCCCAGCCACCCAG aTGTCTCTCCGGCTTCCTCCAGCTCTGGGACACTCATCCAGTACACCCCCGACTCTGCCACCAGCCCCACCGCAGAACGcccatctccccatccctctttCCAGAAGGTCAAGGAGGAAGGTGAGGGTGTGGTGAAGAAGGCCAAGAGCCGCACAGCGTTCTCCCAGGAGCAACTGCAAATCCTGCACCAGCGGTTCCAGAGCCAGAAATACCTCAGCCCCCAGCAGATTCgggagctggctgctgccctggggctcaCCTACAAGCAG GTGAAAACATGGTTTCAGAATCAACGGATGAAATTTAAACGTTGCCAGAAGGAGAGCCAGTGGGTGGAAAAAGGGGTGTATATGCCACAG AATGGGTTTCATCAAGCTGCATACCTGGATATAACCCCCACATTTCACCAGGGCTTCCCTGTCGGCGCCAGCAGAAACCTTCAGGCTGTGACCAACATGCACCAGGCTTACAGCAGTGGCCAGACTTATGGGAATGGGCAGAGCCTGTACTCGTTCATGGCTGTGGAAGATGAAGGGCTCTTTGGAAAAGGTGGGACAAGCTGCAATACCCAGCAAGCGATGGGTTTATTAAGCCAGCAGATGAACTTCTATCACGGCTACCCTGCTGATATGGATTATGTCAGCCTGGAGTCAGAAGACACCTACGGCTTCCAGAGCACCTCTGACAGTGTCACACCGTTCTCGAGCTCTCCTGTACGGCATCAGTACCAGGCCCCTTGGCATCCCCTAGGGACCCAGAGCAGTTATGAGTCTTAG
- the LOC142413347 gene encoding homeobox protein NANOG-like has translation MCAHLALPPYQAYPSGTGMGYLEFYWNSMGEAGHAPASAGPAGATSASQSPEAGGKRQTAEVSPASSSSGNFSQFTPDSATSPHSASSSPQPTAKSQKGREDGMEGVRKAKSRTAFSKEQLQTLHQRFQSQKYLSPQQIRELAAALGLTYKQVKTWFQNRRMKLKRCQKHSLWTERAQCLTQSGFQPSTYLDVHPKFHQGYPITAASNIQTLPPPCQHYGAGQNAYTIVTSEDGGVFGKGGGTCSVQQTVGFIAQHKVDFYHSCPGSVEYPGTKTGDGCNFHHSATMGAPFPTTAGHHLYHS, from the exons ATGTGTGCACACTTGGCTCTGCCCCCCTACCAGGCTTACCCCAGCGGGACTGGCATGGGGTACCTGGAGTTTTACTGGAACTCGATGGGGGAGGCAGGACATGCCCCCGCTTCAGCTGGGCCAGCGGGAGCCACCAGTGCCAGTCAGTCTCcggaggcaggagggaagaggcagaCGGCAG aaGTATCCCCAGCTTCGTCCAGTTCTGGAAATTTCAGCCAATTCACACCAGATTCAGCCACCAGTCCACATTCGGCATCCTCATCCCCACAGCCTACAGCTAAGTCTCAGAAGGGCAGAGAAGATGGCATGGAGGGGGTGAGGAAGGCCAAGAGCCGCACGGCTTTCTCCAAGGAGCAGCTGCAAACCCTGCACCAGCGGTTCCAGAGCCAGAAGTACCTCAGCCCCCAGCAGATCCgggagctggctgctgccctcGGACTCACCTACAAGCAG GTGAAGACTTGGTTCCAGAACCGGAGGATGAAGCTGAAAAGGTGCCAGAAGCATAGCCTGTGGACTGAACGGGCTCAGTGCCTCACGCAA AGTGGCTTCCAGCCAAGTACTTACCTGGACGTGCACCCCAAATTCCACCAGGGCTACCCAATCACCGCAGCCAGCAACATCCAAACTCTGCCTCCCCCCTGTCAGCACTACGGAGCAGGGCAGAATGCTTACACAATTGTGACCAGTGAGGATGGAGGAGTCTTTGGAAAAGGCGGGGGCACCTGCAGCGTCCAGCAGACAGTGGGCTTCATTGCCCAGCACAAAGTAGACTTTTACCACAGCTGTCCTGGCAGTGTGGAATATCCGGGCACAAAGACAGGTGATGGTTGTAACTTTCACCACTCGGCCACCATGGGGGCTCCTTTCCCAACCACTGCTGGCCACCATCTCTATCATTCCTAA